A section of the Pediococcus inopinatus genome encodes:
- a CDS encoding metal ABC transporter ATP-binding protein — protein sequence MSASVLNIKNLTVSFPDHLVLNDLSVELNKGDFLSVVGQNGVGKTTLVRVILHQLTPQKGSVTYTPTFKHMKIGYVPQFRNIDEEYPLSIRDFIGLNLHDSHLPWLSKNERQKLNRIIKDTNLESIQNTPLGEASGGEKQKAYLAQALINDPDLLILDESTASLDSFRKFELLDLVQDFNVHQNVSVLFITHDIELAQKYANQYLLMRNGSYQSGPIGQFKETDLEEAEHA from the coding sequence ATGAGTGCGTCCGTATTAAATATCAAAAATTTAACCGTATCATTTCCGGATCACTTAGTTTTAAATGATCTTTCGGTTGAATTAAATAAAGGTGATTTTTTGAGTGTGGTTGGCCAAAATGGTGTGGGAAAGACGACGTTGGTGCGGGTCATTTTGCATCAGTTAACGCCACAAAAGGGGAGTGTCACATATACGCCTACTTTTAAACACATGAAGATTGGTTATGTCCCTCAGTTTCGGAATATCGATGAAGAGTATCCTTTGTCTATTCGTGATTTTATAGGTTTGAACTTGCACGACAGTCATTTACCTTGGCTGTCGAAAAACGAGCGGCAAAAATTGAATCGCATTATTAAAGATACTAACTTAGAATCGATTCAAAACACTCCACTTGGGGAAGCCTCTGGTGGAGAAAAACAAAAAGCTTATCTAGCACAAGCTCTTATTAACGATCCCGATCTTTTGATCTTGGATGAATCAACCGCTAGTTTAGATAGCTTTCGTAAATTTGAATTGTTGGATTTGGTTCAGGATTTTAATGTGCATCAGAATGTGTCGGTGCTGTTTATTACCCATGATATTGAATTGGCCCAAAAATACGCCAATCAATATTTACTTATGCGCAACGGCAGCTATCAGAGTGGTCCCATTGGTCAATTCAAAGAAACTGATTTAGAGGAGGCTGAACATGCTTAG
- a CDS encoding metal ABC transporter permease, whose product MLSFAFMRHAYMAGTIIAIISGIIGVYVIGRNMSFLSHMLSEIGFSGASFGIFMSWPPLNGMLIFTIISSVLIGQMSSKSSRRESSISAISSLFLGSGILFLSLANKNASDATSILFGSMIGISSSEVKQIMWLSLAVLIVIFLVYRDLKFDSFDHVGAAVKGVNTQAISIIFLVILALSVSVAAQIVGSLMIFVLLTLPASSAKYFTRTVSGMMIFAIGAALIGVWLGLYLGYVTNLPVSFFIAIIECAIYFTALGWNRIKS is encoded by the coding sequence ATGCTTAGTTTTGCATTTATGCGCCATGCTTATATGGCGGGGACGATCATTGCGATTATTAGCGGTATTATCGGGGTCTACGTCATTGGCCGTAACATGTCGTTTCTGAGTCACATGCTTTCTGAGATTGGTTTTTCTGGGGCCTCGTTTGGAATTTTTATGAGTTGGCCACCGTTAAACGGAATGTTAATTTTTACGATCATTAGTTCTGTTTTAATTGGACAAATGAGTTCGAAATCGTCACGCCGAGAATCTTCTATTAGCGCGATTTCCAGTTTGTTTTTAGGATCAGGAATTCTATTTCTCTCCTTGGCAAATAAAAATGCGAGTGATGCTACCAGCATTTTGTTTGGGAGTATGATTGGCATTAGCTCATCTGAAGTGAAACAGATTATGTGGCTATCGTTGGCGGTACTGATCGTTATTTTTCTGGTTTATCGAGACCTTAAATTTGATTCGTTTGATCATGTGGGGGCGGCCGTTAAGGGCGTGAACACGCAAGCCATTTCCATTATCTTCTTGGTGATTTTGGCCTTGAGTGTGAGTGTGGCCGCTCAGATTGTCGGTTCATTAATGATTTTTGTTTTGCTAACCTTGCCAGCTTCGAGCGCTAAGTACTTTACGCGAACCGTTAGTGGCATGATGATATTTGCGATTGGAGCTGCTTTAATCGGCGTATGGCTTGGCTTGTACTTAGGCTATGTCACCAATTTACCGGTTAGTTTCTTTATTGCCATTATCGAATGCGCGATTTATTTTACTGCGTTGGGCTGGAACCGAATTAAAAGCTAA
- the glmU gene encoding bifunctional UDP-N-acetylglucosamine diphosphorylase/glucosamine-1-phosphate N-acetyltransferase GlmU has product MSGKYTVILAAGQGTRMKSKLYKVLHQICGKSMVDHVLTQVEKTNMDKVVTVVGHGAEQVEEELGKRTEYAYQESQLGTGHAVLQTESILGDQDGMTMVVSGDTPLFRASTFEDLFEYHKEKGAAATILTADADDPFSYGRIVRNNVGVVSKIVEEKDATREEAAIHEINTGVYCFDNKKLFAALHKVRNDNAQGEYYLPDVIEIMKSEGEIVAAYEMKDFSESMGVNDRKALAHATKIMQERINEQHMVDGVTLIDPDNTYIDVDVKIGSDTIVEPGVSISGKTEIGSDCVIGANSKIVSSKIGDRVHVTSSTIEESIMHDDSDIGPNSHLRPEAEIGEFVHIGNFCEIKKAKLGARTKVGHLTYVGNAELGTDINVGCGVVFVNYDGINKHTSIIGNHAFIGSNSNIIAPVKMADYSYVAAGSTITDDLAKYDMGIARERQTTKPGYFKKLPVYEAAKKEEAERQKD; this is encoded by the coding sequence ATGAGTGGAAAGTATACGGTTATCTTGGCAGCTGGTCAAGGAACACGGATGAAATCTAAATTATACAAAGTTTTACATCAAATTTGTGGAAAATCAATGGTCGATCATGTTTTGACGCAAGTTGAAAAAACCAACATGGATAAAGTTGTGACGGTTGTGGGCCATGGCGCTGAACAAGTTGAAGAAGAACTTGGCAAACGGACTGAATATGCTTATCAAGAGTCACAATTGGGAACTGGTCACGCTGTCTTACAAACTGAATCTATTTTAGGAGATCAGGATGGTATGACAATGGTTGTGAGTGGCGATACCCCCCTTTTTCGGGCAAGCACTTTTGAAGACTTGTTTGAATATCACAAAGAAAAAGGTGCAGCAGCCACAATTTTGACGGCGGATGCCGATGATCCATTCTCTTACGGCCGGATTGTTCGTAATAATGTTGGCGTTGTGTCTAAGATTGTTGAAGAAAAGGATGCCACTCGTGAAGAGGCAGCTATTCATGAAATTAATACAGGTGTTTACTGTTTTGACAACAAAAAGTTATTCGCCGCGTTACATAAAGTAAGAAATGATAATGCCCAAGGTGAATACTACTTGCCAGACGTGATTGAAATCATGAAGTCTGAGGGTGAAATCGTTGCTGCGTACGAAATGAAGGATTTCTCAGAGTCAATGGGTGTCAACGATCGAAAAGCGCTTGCCCATGCTACAAAGATTATGCAAGAACGGATTAATGAACAACACATGGTTGACGGTGTTACTTTGATTGATCCTGATAACACGTATATTGATGTTGATGTCAAAATTGGTTCTGACACAATCGTTGAGCCTGGGGTATCGATTTCTGGTAAAACTGAAATTGGTTCTGATTGTGTGATCGGAGCTAATTCTAAAATTGTATCATCTAAAATCGGGGATCGCGTGCATGTGACTTCTTCTACAATTGAAGAATCAATTATGCATGACGATAGTGATATTGGTCCTAACAGCCATTTACGGCCCGAAGCTGAAATTGGTGAGTTTGTGCATATCGGTAATTTCTGTGAAATTAAAAAAGCTAAGTTGGGTGCGAGAACCAAAGTTGGCCATTTAACTTATGTGGGAAATGCTGAATTAGGAACTGATATCAATGTCGGCTGTGGGGTGGTCTTTGTGAACTACGATGGGATTAACAAACACACCTCAATCATTGGCAATCACGCGTTTATTGGTAGTAATTCAAATATTATTGCGCCAGTTAAGATGGCAGATTATTCATACGTTGCAGCGGGGTCAACCATTACCGATGATTTGGCGAAATATGATATGGGAATTGCCCGTGAACGGCAAACTACCAAACCAGGATACTTTAAGAAGCTTCCAGTGTATGAAGCAGCCAAAAAAGAAGAGGCAGAACGCCAAAAAGACTAG
- a CDS encoding ribose-phosphate diphosphokinase has translation MSGQYSDPKLKIFALNSNKPLAEKIAKAVGVKLGKTSVDRFSDGEIRINIEESIRGDQVYIIQSTSAPVNDNLMELLIMIDALRRASAQTINVVIPYYGYARQDRKARSREPITAKLVANMIEKAGATRIIALDLHAAQIQGFFDIPMDHLMGAPLLADYFIEHHLDKDSVVVSPDHGGVTRARKLAEFLKAPIAIIDKRRPRANVAEVMNIIGEVKGKRCIMIDDMIDTAGTITLGAQALMDAGATEVYASCTHPVLSGPAIERIANSPIKELIVTDSIDLPEEKKIDKITQISVGPLIGEAIRLIHEDKPVSPLFNNRFSKEEASRD, from the coding sequence ATGTCTGGACAATATTCTGATCCAAAGCTGAAGATTTTTGCTTTGAATTCAAACAAGCCTTTAGCAGAAAAAATTGCTAAAGCAGTTGGTGTTAAGCTAGGTAAGACTTCTGTTGATCGTTTTAGCGATGGCGAAATTAGAATTAATATTGAAGAAAGCATTCGTGGGGACCAAGTGTATATTATTCAATCCACTTCGGCTCCTGTTAATGATAACTTGATGGAACTTCTAATTATGATTGATGCACTGCGGAGAGCAAGTGCACAGACCATCAATGTTGTGATTCCATATTATGGTTATGCACGTCAGGATCGTAAGGCACGTTCGCGGGAACCAATCACCGCAAAACTTGTGGCTAATATGATTGAAAAGGCTGGTGCAACCCGCATTATCGCCCTCGATCTACATGCTGCCCAGATCCAAGGATTCTTTGATATTCCCATGGATCACTTAATGGGAGCACCATTGTTGGCAGATTACTTTATTGAGCATCATCTTGATAAAGATTCTGTTGTGGTTTCTCCTGATCACGGTGGTGTGACACGAGCCCGTAAGTTAGCTGAGTTCTTAAAAGCTCCAATTGCCATCATTGATAAACGTCGTCCACGTGCTAATGTGGCCGAGGTTATGAATATTATCGGTGAAGTTAAAGGCAAACGTTGTATCATGATCGATGATATGATCGATACAGCCGGGACCATTACTTTGGGTGCACAAGCCTTGATGGATGCTGGCGCAACGGAAGTTTATGCTAGTTGTACGCATCCTGTTTTGTCAGGCCCAGCCATTGAAAGAATCGCTAACTCACCAATTAAAGAATTAATTGTGACAGATTCGATTGATTTACCAGAGGAAAAGAAAATTGATAAGATTACGCAAATTTCAGTTGGTCCATTAATTGGTGAAGCAATTCGCTTAATTCATGAAGACAAGCCAGTTAGTCCACTGTTTAATAATCGTTTCAGTAAAGAAGAAGCTTCACGCGATTAA
- a CDS encoding CPBP family intramembrane glutamic endopeptidase, giving the protein MTNNLSVKYVRVLKQWYLWQLVVAFVAFCLTFFWEPFGPTRLVEVVLGLATVILGIGIPFEKPLRTDQKLRSGLRKCNYYFQSIIQLLLLPLGLAAIVLIFHKVLLLNYPFLAILALLYLLIMYLPVAYYVLVNIQSYIGRIILVTIIIFEALGSGSVLALMYTREHEIGSVLQTIDMSGVVNAFAFIITVGFLMYLWGFKLPGFRISRNVNWLILSFVLVLLLAIVVWNAFGSGDKLSNMFTSFDFTLGHFSLKVILSALETVSEEWAFRFAVLFLSLKAFSKRKNQLVWVIVINGVLFGLWHSSNLLAGQAINATLNQMVFAVGMGMLFAAVYLYTQSIAVTMVVHFLLDVFSFSYANGNFLMASPDDIGWVETWILLIVVVAVALFLVTGKRKLAIQKSLVY; this is encoded by the coding sequence ATGACTAATAATTTATCAGTAAAATACGTACGGGTGTTAAAACAATGGTACCTCTGGCAATTGGTGGTCGCGTTTGTAGCATTCTGTTTGACCTTTTTCTGGGAACCATTTGGACCGACGCGATTGGTTGAAGTGGTTTTGGGATTGGCAACAGTGATTTTGGGCATTGGCATTCCTTTCGAGAAGCCTTTAAGAACTGATCAAAAGTTGAGAAGCGGACTTAGAAAATGTAATTATTATTTTCAGTCAATCATTCAATTATTGTTATTACCACTCGGATTAGCAGCGATTGTTTTGATCTTTCATAAGGTTTTGCTTCTTAATTATCCGTTTCTGGCGATTTTAGCTTTGCTGTATTTATTAATTATGTATCTACCTGTTGCGTACTATGTGCTTGTCAATATTCAGTCTTATATTGGTCGAATTATTTTGGTCACGATCATCATTTTTGAAGCGTTGGGGTCTGGATCCGTGCTTGCATTAATGTACACCCGGGAACATGAAATTGGTTCTGTTTTACAGACGATTGATATGAGCGGGGTGGTAAATGCGTTTGCTTTTATAATTACAGTCGGATTTTTGATGTATTTATGGGGCTTTAAGCTACCGGGATTTCGAATTTCGCGAAATGTAAATTGGTTAATTCTGAGTTTCGTCCTTGTGTTGTTGTTAGCAATTGTGGTTTGGAACGCCTTTGGTTCTGGAGACAAACTTTCGAATATGTTTACGAGTTTTGATTTTACACTGGGACATTTTAGTTTGAAAGTAATTTTGAGTGCACTTGAGACTGTTTCTGAAGAATGGGCCTTTCGGTTTGCTGTATTATTTCTAAGCTTAAAAGCGTTTAGCAAACGAAAAAATCAGCTAGTTTGGGTGATTGTCATTAATGGTGTTTTATTTGGATTGTGGCATTCCTCTAATTTACTTGCGGGCCAAGCCATAAATGCTACCTTGAATCAAATGGTATTTGCTGTGGGAATGGGGATGCTGTTTGCGGCTGTTTATCTATACACACAGAGCATTGCAGTAACCATGGTTGTCCATTTTCTTTTGGATGTCTTTTCCTTTTCATATGCGAATGGGAACTTCTTAATGGCTAGCCCGGATGACATTGGCTGGGTAGAAACCTGGATTTTGTTGATTGTTGTTGTGGCAGTGGCACTATTCTTAGTCACCGGTAAACGAAAACTAGCAATTCAAAAATCGTTAGTTTATTGA
- a CDS encoding GNAT family N-acetyltransferase, which translates to MKSRFVLDQSAKSALYDLYLYAFNKSDSDFRKQFWSTRFDHGIPYGIYENHDLVSGLFSMPYKVNFHGQAFLMNGITDVMSVPEYSGKGAAGTLMKTALSDMYENDVVLSYLAPFSFAYYRKFGYEQLFDHQLYQIDGDKLPRVRPSKTGHVRRTSLAKAIPLIQEAYLSSPLSQNGGLIRADWWWHYLTEKHPEWQVAYFEDDQQTVTGYLIYTRTADEFHVQEFVHLTPASYQSLLSFVFKHGAGYQSYTFENANPNYQGDLLADPYALKVTTQPYMMGRIVNLQAFLAKYPFAQTDFKPVSFNILDETLEQNQGTWTISVTAGKTGIEYDSELKEAVPTFTIQQFTKAVFGYRSLAAQRAFGQIAADAEKLAKLDNLFIQQKPILADYF; encoded by the coding sequence ATGAAATCACGTTTTGTGCTCGATCAATCTGCAAAATCTGCGCTTTATGATTTATATCTCTATGCATTTAATAAATCAGACAGCGACTTTCGCAAACAATTTTGGTCCACTCGCTTCGATCATGGCATCCCTTATGGCATTTATGAAAACCACGATCTAGTCAGTGGCCTCTTCAGCATGCCATATAAAGTAAACTTTCATGGCCAAGCCTTTCTGATGAACGGCATCACCGACGTCATGAGCGTTCCTGAATACTCGGGTAAAGGGGCGGCTGGTACGCTCATGAAAACGGCGCTTAGCGATATGTATGAAAATGACGTTGTGTTGTCTTATTTGGCACCCTTCTCGTTTGCCTATTATCGTAAATTCGGCTATGAACAACTTTTTGATCACCAACTTTATCAAATTGATGGCGACAAACTCCCTCGGGTGCGGCCAAGCAAAACCGGCCATGTCCGCCGAACTAGTTTAGCCAAAGCCATTCCGTTGATTCAAGAAGCCTACCTTAGTTCTCCCCTCAGTCAAAATGGCGGATTAATTCGGGCTGATTGGTGGTGGCACTACTTAACTGAAAAGCATCCCGAATGGCAAGTTGCCTATTTTGAGGACGATCAACAAACCGTGACTGGATATCTCATTTACACAAGAACTGCCGATGAATTTCATGTTCAAGAATTTGTCCATCTCACCCCAGCTAGTTATCAATCCCTTTTAAGTTTTGTATTCAAACACGGCGCTGGCTATCAAAGTTACACGTTTGAAAATGCTAATCCTAATTACCAGGGTGATTTATTGGCTGATCCTTACGCCCTAAAGGTAACGACGCAGCCATACATGATGGGTCGGATTGTGAACCTGCAGGCATTTCTTGCCAAATATCCCTTTGCACAAACTGACTTCAAGCCAGTTAGTTTTAATATTTTGGATGAAACACTGGAACAAAATCAGGGCACTTGGACAATTTCGGTAACCGCTGGAAAAACGGGGATTGAATATGACTCAGAGTTAAAAGAGGCTGTCCCAACCTTCACAATTCAACAATTCACAAAAGCCGTTTTTGGCTATCGTTCATTAGCCGCTCAACGTGCATTTGGGCAGATCGCAGCTGATGCCGAAAAATTAGCTAAACTAGACAATTTATTCATTCAACAAAAACCGATTTTGGCGGACTATTTCTAA
- a CDS encoding TetR/AcrR family transcriptional regulator has translation MTNSERKLFEDAHAFDNMTDKQIKILAAAIDVFAEKGYANTSTKEIAEKAGVAEGNIFNKFVNKRGLLHAIVTPVMQSFFPASMDTFVKTQLTKVYPSLNAFITALVQDRFAFLKQNSKVIKILVSEMLYDQEVRTQLTTEFTGAYWHRINQQLDSLKASHLIVDWSNIEILKTMWSITGGAILGYLYFDQQLSETSTDHAITALVKALSY, from the coding sequence GTGACTAATTCTGAACGAAAACTTTTTGAAGACGCTCATGCCTTTGACAACATGACAGATAAACAAATTAAAATCTTAGCTGCTGCCATCGACGTCTTTGCAGAGAAAGGCTATGCCAACACGAGTACCAAAGAGATTGCAGAAAAGGCTGGCGTCGCTGAAGGCAATATTTTCAATAAATTTGTGAACAAACGTGGCTTACTTCACGCCATTGTGACACCAGTGATGCAAAGCTTCTTTCCAGCCAGCATGGATACCTTTGTAAAAACCCAGCTGACAAAAGTTTATCCATCCTTGAATGCCTTCATTACCGCATTAGTTCAGGATCGCTTCGCTTTTTTAAAACAAAACTCAAAAGTTATTAAAATTCTCGTTTCCGAAATGCTATATGATCAAGAAGTTCGTACGCAACTTACTACCGAATTCACTGGTGCTTATTGGCATCGGATCAACCAACAACTTGATTCCTTAAAGGCTAGCCATTTGATCGTGGATTGGTCCAACATCGAGATTCTCAAAACCATGTGGTCAATCACCGGCGGCGCAATTCTTGGCTACTTATATTTTGATCAACAACTCTCCGAAACGAGTACTGATCATGCGATCACCGCTTTAGTCAAAGCCCTGAGCTATTAA
- a CDS encoding MucBP domain-containing protein translates to MFSASILGMGVTPNQVRADTSEVAATSKENVSSTVETAKANFSQTKKDTNSTSQKATQETFKQTTEYQNAAGQPIANSTSTELKAGENYSLSAPERINGYKVNYSESSYTLVNEDGTNTDKVSVIAAAAGLTSDPSTWDASDWQTVLEVLNSTTVSENGVGKGYSITLTYKYDAEEPQGTFKQTTQYQDTAGKTIAGSISTDLKAGENYSLSAPENIAGYKVNYGKSTYTVTNEDGTTTGTLSELANNVGITSDPSTWNASDWQAVLNILNSTTVSENGVGKGYSITLTYKYDAVKPIINVKPKLTIKKGTSFKPQNLVNSIVSSTGTTLSYAEAIANGSLVVTGPSNFNTNIAGNRGTYTFTYTDPTTGLSVAATGVVVVAADSGSENPGTPGGDGNNGNGGNSNGNGGTNSNQNQSGNQGNGSGQGTSQNPAATGQGTSETNNVQKNSSSVSANKELPQTSEASSIAGRNVGFIGLFLMATLALLGLPRKKRY, encoded by the coding sequence TTGTTTTCGGCATCAATTTTAGGGATGGGTGTTACGCCTAATCAAGTACGTGCGGATACTTCGGAAGTTGCAGCAACTTCGAAAGAAAATGTGAGTTCAACAGTTGAAACGGCAAAAGCCAATTTTTCTCAAACAAAGAAAGACACTAATTCAACAAGTCAAAAAGCAACTCAGGAGACATTTAAACAAACGACTGAATATCAAAATGCAGCCGGGCAGCCAATTGCTAATTCCACCAGTACAGAGCTTAAGGCTGGTGAAAATTATAGTTTGAGTGCTCCAGAAAGGATTAACGGGTACAAAGTCAATTATAGCGAGAGTAGTTACACGTTAGTAAATGAAGATGGAACAAATACTGACAAAGTGAGTGTTATTGCAGCCGCTGCAGGACTTACAAGCGATCCAAGTACTTGGGATGCTTCTGACTGGCAGACGGTATTGGAAGTTCTTAATTCAACAACGGTGTCAGAAAATGGGGTTGGTAAAGGATATAGCATCACTTTGACTTACAAATATGATGCTGAGGAACCTCAAGGAACATTTAAACAGACGACACAGTATCAAGATACGGCTGGAAAAACAATTGCTGGATCGATTAGTACAGATCTTAAGGCTGGTGAAAATTATAGTTTGAGTGCTCCTGAAAATATTGCTGGGTACAAGGTTAATTATGGCAAGAGCACTTACACAGTGACTAATGAAGATGGCACAACAACAGGGACACTGAGTGAGCTCGCAAACAATGTTGGCATTACAAGCGATCCAAGTACTTGGAATGCTTCAGATTGGCAGGCTGTATTGAATATTCTCAATTCAACGACGGTGTCAGAAAATGGAGTTGGCAAAGGTTACAGCATTACTTTAACTTATAAATATGACGCTGTAAAACCAATTATCAACGTGAAGCCAAAACTTACGATCAAAAAAGGCACTAGTTTTAAACCGCAAAATCTGGTTAATTCGATTGTTTCTTCAACGGGAACAACTTTAAGTTATGCTGAAGCGATTGCTAATGGGAGCTTAGTTGTAACTGGGCCAAGCAATTTTAATACAAATATTGCTGGTAATCGTGGGACTTACACATTTACGTACACAGATCCAACTACAGGACTCTCTGTAGCGGCGACTGGCGTGGTTGTTGTAGCGGCTGATAGTGGTTCAGAGAATCCTGGAACACCAGGCGGTGATGGTAACAATGGAAATGGTGGAAACTCAAACGGTAATGGTGGAACGAACTCCAACCAGAACCAATCCGGTAATCAAGGCAATGGATCAGGTCAAGGGACAAGTCAAAATCCTGCAGCTACGGGTCAAGGAACCTCAGAAACCAACAATGTGCAAAAAAATTCTAGTTCGGTTTCGGCAAATAAAGAATTGCCACAAACAAGTGAAGCAAGTAGTATTGCCGGCAGAAACGTCGGATTTATTGGACTATTTTTAATGGCAACTCTTGCGCTGTTGGGATTACCTAGAAAGAAACGCTATTAA
- a CDS encoding metal ABC transporter solute-binding protein, Zn/Mn family, producing the protein MRKRKWLYGALVLMGVLNGCGRKTQTSNKLHIVASLNFYGETAKAVAGKYGTVTSIIKSPNVDPHDFEPTTNSAKAVAKADVVVYNGLGYDSWMQRLISSDSEGNVKALNVGKSVMNKQTGDNPHLWYNDQTMAKLANRLAKIYAKKDPKHRKQFEANAKNYVASLKVIQKKVAALKQNRQKSLVDVSEPVFNYALTKMGYKINNSHFALAVENGSDPSAQDIRQMQKDIKQHKIAFFVNNPQASDAIVKNMVTLAKKHNVPVLNVTETQPSNKTYIEWMTDQYQQVAEIQKKERLQ; encoded by the coding sequence ATGCGAAAAAGAAAGTGGCTTTATGGCGCCTTGGTACTTATGGGCGTGCTTAATGGTTGTGGTCGCAAAACACAAACTTCTAATAAATTACATATTGTAGCTTCCTTAAATTTCTATGGTGAAACTGCGAAGGCCGTTGCGGGAAAGTATGGCACGGTGACCTCTATTATTAAAAGTCCCAATGTAGATCCGCATGATTTTGAGCCAACTACAAACTCAGCTAAAGCAGTCGCAAAGGCAGATGTTGTGGTGTATAACGGCTTGGGTTATGACAGTTGGATGCAAAGACTGATCAGCTCTGACTCTGAGGGGAACGTTAAAGCTTTAAATGTGGGTAAGTCCGTGATGAATAAACAAACGGGTGATAATCCGCATTTGTGGTATAACGATCAAACAATGGCAAAGCTGGCGAATCGATTAGCTAAGATCTATGCAAAAAAAGATCCCAAACATCGCAAACAGTTTGAAGCGAACGCTAAAAATTACGTGGCTTCATTGAAAGTTATCCAAAAGAAAGTAGCAGCTCTCAAGCAAAACCGACAAAAATCATTGGTTGATGTGAGTGAACCAGTCTTTAACTATGCGCTTACCAAAATGGGATATAAGATCAATAATTCACATTTTGCTTTAGCTGTGGAGAATGGCTCGGATCCCTCGGCTCAAGATATTCGCCAAATGCAAAAGGATATTAAACAACATAAAATTGCGTTTTTTGTTAATAATCCGCAGGCTTCAGATGCGATTGTAAAGAATATGGTGACGCTGGCTAAGAAGCATAATGTTCCCGTTTTGAATGTGACAGAAACACAGCCATCCAATAAAACTTATATAGAGTGGATGACAGATCAATATCAGCAAGTGGCAGAAATTCAAAAGAAAGAAAGATTGCAATGA
- the purR gene encoding pur operon repressor, with product MSIRRSDRLIDMTRYFLERPHTLVTLSFFAERYASAKSSISEDMAIIKRTFADRGTGRLETIPGAAGGALFIPTIKKGEASEIIEDLIQQLSTADRILPGGYLYMSDLLSDPIVLKKVGRLIASEYADEKVDAIMTVETKGIPIAQSVANYLGVPFIIVRHDSKITEGSTISVNYVSGSSAQIKKMELSKRSLKAGTRVLVVDDYMKGGGTLKGMQALITEFEAELIGTTVFAEGSFTGQRMIDNVTSLLNVDASNDEIQIQPGNYLTKVFNQSN from the coding sequence GTGAGTATCCGAAGAAGTGATCGATTAATCGATATGACAAGATATTTTTTAGAACGACCACATACGTTAGTAACGTTAAGCTTTTTTGCCGAACGTTACGCGTCTGCAAAATCCTCAATTAGCGAGGATATGGCCATCATTAAGCGAACGTTCGCGGATCGCGGTACCGGACGATTAGAAACGATTCCAGGAGCAGCCGGTGGAGCTTTATTTATTCCAACCATCAAAAAAGGTGAAGCTAGTGAAATTATTGAGGATTTGATTCAACAGCTTTCGACAGCGGATCGAATTTTACCCGGTGGCTATTTGTATATGTCTGATTTATTGAGTGATCCGATCGTTCTTAAAAAAGTGGGTCGCTTGATTGCTAGTGAATATGCAGATGAAAAAGTTGATGCAATTATGACCGTTGAAACGAAAGGCATTCCGATTGCTCAGAGTGTAGCCAATTATTTAGGAGTGCCGTTTATTATTGTGCGTCATGATTCAAAGATCACAGAAGGTTCCACGATCAGCGTGAACTATGTGTCTGGATCTTCTGCGCAAATTAAAAAAATGGAGCTTTCTAAACGCAGTTTGAAGGCCGGCACTCGAGTACTCGTGGTCGATGACTACATGAAAGGCGGCGGCACCTTAAAAGGGATGCAGGCGCTGATTACTGAGTTTGAAGCTGAACTAATTGGCACGACTGTTTTTGCAGAAGGTAGTTTTACGGGACAACGGATGATTGATAATGTAACATCATTATTGAACGTAGATGCTAGCAACGATGAAATTCAAATTCAACCTGGTAATTATTTAACCAAGGTTTTTAATCAGTCTAATTAA